A single window of Nicotiana tomentosiformis chromosome 1, ASM39032v3, whole genome shotgun sequence DNA harbors:
- the LOC138896473 gene encoding uncharacterized protein has protein sequence MGGKVDASVNQTKGPRTFKLSGQNYHQIGSLLPPEGSTPKFAQLYIYDTENEVHNRIHALGRGETINQLHAEIIQDLKQMLDDQNVLTKSFRMVRDKIQKDTHSNVRLRLIGKRNYDGRRYNLPLVSEVAALVVGDFDVSTCDRDIIVETQSGHLQRINELNAAYLGLQYPLLFPYGEDGYREDIPLNGNDESSGGRHFISMREYFAYKIQERNGEVPTIVNSRRLFQQFLVDGITMVESSRLKYIRTHQKQLRAAMYKGLKDTVLHGEINPSSQGKRVILSSSFTGGVRYMIQNYQDAMAICKWAGYPDLFITFTCNPKWPEISRFVKSRGLDRPDILSRVFKIKLDRLIKDLKEK, from the exons ATGGGAGGAAAAGTTGATGCTTCTGTCAATCAAACAAAGGGGCCAAGAACTTTCAAACTATCTGGACAAAACTATCACCAAATTGGAAGCCTATTGCCTCCCGAGGGATCAACCCCGAAGTTtgcacagttatatatatacGACACAGAAAATGAAGTGCATAATAGAATTCATGCACTTGG TCGTGGTGAAACCATAAACCAACTTCATGCTGAAATTATTCAAGATCTTAAACAAATGCTCGATGACCAGAATGTTTTGACAAAGTCATTTAGAATGGTCAGAGACAAAATTCAAAAAGATACTCACTCCAATGTTAGACTCAGATTGATAGGGAAACGAAACTATGATGGAAGAAGATACAACTTACCATTGGTttcagaggtagctgctttggtggTTGGAGATTTTGATGTATCTACATGTGACCGAGACATCATTGTTGAAACCCAATCTGGACATCTGCAAAGGATAAATGAGTTGAATGCTGCCTATTTAGGTCTTCAGTATCCTTTATTATTTCCATACGGTGAAGATGGTTATCGGGAAGACATTCCTTTAAATGGAAATGATGAATCAAGTGGAGGAAGGCATTTTATTAGCATGCGTGAATATTTCGCATACAAAATTCAAGAAAGGAATGGTGAAGTACCAACAATTGTGAACTCAAGAAGATTATTTCAACAATTCTTGGTTGATGGAATTACAATGGTTGAATCGTCTAGGTTAAAGTATATAAGAACTCATCAAAAACAATTGCGAGCTGCCATGTATAAAGGATTAAAAGATACAGTTTTACATGGAGAGATAAATCCTTCTTCTCAAGGTAAACGGGTAATTCTTTCATCCAGCTTCACAGGGGGTGTACGATACATGATTCAAAATTATCAAGATGCTATGGCAATCTGCAAATGGGCTGGATATCCAGATCTCTTCATTACATTTACTTGCAACCCAAAGTGGCCTGAGATTAGTAGATTTGTAAAGAGTAGGGGCTTAGATCGCCCGGATATTTTATCTAGGGTGTTCAAAATCAAATTGGATCGTTTAATAAAGGATTTGAAAGAGAAATAA